In Nitrososphaerota archaeon, one genomic interval encodes:
- a CDS encoding response regulator, producing the protein MIDDDESICETLKVIFERNSAFRVDVANTAADAIKLSKMKTYNAAFIDIKLPDMSGVELLSKLRDTVPRMIKIMITGYASLDNAIEALNQGADAYIRKPFRPDELLVTLRGKLEAQMDDLMMTQERISDFIKERVRAIESGTSEKKVM; encoded by the coding sequence GTGATCGATGATGATGAATCGATATGTGAGACGCTGAAAGTTATCTTTGAACGCAACTCCGCATTCAGGGTGGATGTGGCGAACACTGCTGCAGACGCTATTAAGCTGTCCAAGATGAAGACATACAATGCCGCCTTCATTGACATAAAGCTCCCAGATATGAGCGGGGTTGAGCTCCTAAGTAAGCTACGAGATACGGTTCCACGAATGATTAAAATCATGATCACAGGCTACGCGTCATTAGATAACGCGATTGAGGCGTTAAACCAAGGTGCTGACGCTTACATCAGGAAACCATTCAGACCTGATGAGCTACTCGTGACTCTCAGAGGCAAACTAGAGGCGCAGATGGACGATCTGATGATGACGCAGGAACGAATCAGTGACTTCATTAAAGAGCGAGTCAGAGCAATCGAATCTGGAACCAGCGAAAAAAAGGTCATGTAA
- a CDS encoding VIT1/CCC1 transporter family protein produces the protein MFALIAGVTGGALSQGNIIVAGLCGVIAGAISIGIEVYLFKI, from the coding sequence ATGTTTGCGCTTATCGCTGGAGTAACTGGCGGAGCGCTATCTCAGGGCAACATTATCGTCGCAGGCCTCTGCGGAGTAATTGCAGGCGCCATCTCAATAGGGATAGAGGTATATCTCTTCAAAATCTGA
- a CDS encoding zinc ribbon domain-containing protein: protein MRENYEARTARSYALVGFIFYVLGALTSLLGAFGYAFFMGSGMMGGFAPSFFPFFPSAFLIISSVLAVWSWVTLNNIDAGRYQEAQTASLVLGILGIFFAWLIGGIFFLLAYGRLSYAIRHPHATLKSSVPTEPTVAPPATGARFCPECGSAVSESDRFCRNCGKTL, encoded by the coding sequence ATGCGGGAAAATTATGAGGCGAGGACGGCGCGCAGTTACGCCCTAGTTGGCTTCATCTTCTATGTCCTGGGAGCCTTAACTTCGCTTCTAGGTGCCTTCGGATATGCCTTCTTCATGGGATCTGGGATGATGGGCGGTTTTGCGCCATCTTTCTTTCCCTTCTTTCCTTCGGCATTTCTGATCATCTCTTCGGTTCTAGCCGTTTGGTCTTGGGTTACTCTCAACAATATAGATGCAGGCAGGTATCAGGAGGCTCAAACTGCAAGTCTTGTGCTCGGGATATTGGGTATCTTCTTCGCTTGGCTTATTGGCGGCATTTTCTTCCTCTTAGCCTACGGTAGGCTAAGCTATGCTATCAGGCATCCGCACGCCACTTTGAAATCATCCGTGCCTACTGAGCCTACTGTTGCTCCTCCTGCAACTGGGGCCCGGTTCTGTCCTGAGTGTGGCTCAGCTGTGTCTGAAAGCGACCGCTTCTGTAGGAACTGCGGAAAAACTCTTTGA
- a CDS encoding CBS domain-containing protein has protein sequence MSISITPVSSLSVSDYMSRNPVTVPSTVRLNEVVEIMAARQIGSVIVTREDSPAGVVTEREIIREVVRAGVLPSDMTAERIMTPSFVRIKPESSVEDAAREMMARKGRLLVFDGEALVGILTSTDLVRAFTKSTLNPPVKDAATMHILTAAADETVASAVKLMFDKRVGSLLITERDQPTAIFTERDLLTRVLDAGESLNRRVGDFASKPLIDLPLESSARNAAVLMTERKIKRLPLRSGDKIVGIVTARDLVEMFTKTYS, from the coding sequence GTGTCGATATCAATCACACCAGTCTCATCTCTGTCGGTCTCAGACTACATGAGCCGAAATCCGGTTACAGTTCCTTCTACAGTGAGGTTAAACGAGGTGGTGGAGATAATGGCTGCACGACAGATAGGTTCAGTTATCGTCACACGAGAAGACTCGCCAGCTGGAGTCGTAACGGAGCGCGAGATTATTCGAGAGGTGGTTAGGGCCGGCGTGCTTCCCTCAGACATGACAGCGGAGCGAATTATGACACCTTCCTTTGTTCGCATAAAGCCCGAATCCTCAGTTGAGGACGCTGCCCGAGAAATGATGGCTAGAAAGGGGCGTCTACTAGTCTTCGACGGCGAGGCACTAGTAGGTATCCTGACCAGCACAGATCTGGTTCGTGCATTCACAAAAAGCACTCTAAACCCCCCAGTAAAGGATGCTGCTACTATGCACATCCTCACCGCTGCAGCTGATGAAACAGTTGCTTCAGCGGTTAAGTTGATGTTTGATAAACGGGTGGGGAGCCTCCTCATAACTGAACGCGATCAGCCTACAGCCATCTTCACTGAACGCGATCTTCTCACACGTGTTCTAGATGCTGGAGAAAGCCTCAACCGCCGCGTAGGTGACTTCGCCTCTAAACCGCTCATAGACTTACCCCTGGAATCAAGTGCCCGAAATGCAGCTGTTTTGATGACTGAGCGCAAGATCAAGCGGCTGCCTCTTCGCAGTGGCGACAAAATAGTAGGTATTGTGACTGCTCGAGACCTCGTTGAGATGTTCACGAAAACCTATAGCTAA
- a CDS encoding cysteine synthase family protein, with translation MAVKTISQSIFRNIGQTPLIPLENVGSGALKLYAKLEWYNPFGSLKDRPAYWMIQAAERQGLLRRGESIVIEPTSGNTGVALAGICSALGYQIEVIVPRRVSQETKAVLRSLGAKLLEADDDLCPRVGAGTDQAIALANAIVKGRPGKYFMPNQYENEANFRAHYETTGPELWRETDGKITHFITGMGTGGTITGVSTYLKEQNPSVKVVGVQPQKNHHLQGLRNLDESLMPDLLKRRVSVIDEKVTVSDAEAFSAISFAAKKENLFLGPSSGATLSAALGLADCVKDGEGGVAVVIFGDSGHKYWSIFDEFGVFTKDEFERLRNGARFVSKPLFLDAVSNN, from the coding sequence TTGGCTGTAAAAACAATATCTCAGAGTATATTCCGCAATATCGGGCAAACACCCCTCATTCCTCTGGAGAATGTTGGGTCAGGAGCGTTGAAGCTATACGCGAAGCTGGAGTGGTATAACCCCTTCGGCTCGCTGAAAGATAGGCCTGCCTACTGGATGATTCAGGCCGCTGAGCGTCAAGGACTTCTTCGACGCGGGGAATCAATAGTTATTGAGCCTACATCGGGGAATACTGGTGTTGCTCTGGCAGGAATCTGCTCAGCGCTCGGCTATCAGATAGAGGTGATTGTGCCTAGGCGGGTTAGTCAAGAGACGAAAGCTGTTCTCAGATCTTTAGGTGCCAAGCTACTTGAAGCGGACGATGATCTATGCCCACGTGTTGGGGCTGGCACTGATCAGGCTATTGCTCTAGCTAATGCTATTGTGAAGGGGCGTCCAGGCAAGTACTTTATGCCGAATCAATATGAGAATGAAGCTAACTTCCGTGCGCATTATGAGACAACCGGGCCAGAGTTATGGCGGGAGACCGATGGCAAAATCACTCACTTCATAACTGGAATGGGGACAGGTGGCACCATTACGGGTGTCTCGACGTATCTTAAGGAGCAGAACCCTTCAGTTAAGGTCGTAGGTGTGCAGCCGCAGAAGAATCATCACCTTCAGGGGTTAAGGAATCTTGATGAGTCGCTTATGCCTGATCTGTTGAAGCGACGCGTAAGCGTAATTGATGAGAAGGTTACCGTCTCTGACGCGGAGGCGTTCAGCGCTATATCGTTTGCTGCGAAGAAGGAGAACCTCTTTCTCGGCCCGTCTTCAGGAGCTACGTTGAGCGCTGCTCTAGGTTTGGCTGACTGCGTAAAGGATGGTGAGGGTGGTGTGGCTGTTGTGATATTTGGTGATAGCGGTCACAAGTATTGGAGTATCTTTGATGAATTTGGGGTGTTTACGAAGGATGAGTTTGAGCGGCTTCGTAATGGTGCTCGGTTCGTTTCTAAGCCATTGTTTCTCGACGCTGTCTCAAACAATTGA
- a CDS encoding Mrp/NBP35 family ATP-binding protein — protein MVLSNESVMAALKPVIDPEIGMSIVDLGMVKDVKVAGDDVYVKIALTVSGCPLVGQIREDVKTVLKDASAVNVEFITMTDSERETVRERIRERMESERQAQPQGAESAGQAAEGEEAEEGQRPITYSNKQPVTGITQLVKPGIRSVIAIASGKGGVGKSFVTGMLASELARQGYLVGVLDADITGPSMAKIFGLSGRLKGGPEGVIPAVTKLGIKVMSMNLVLEKPEDALVWRGPILNSVIRQMYTDVDWGDLHFLLIDLPPGTSDAPLTVYQSMPVNGVVIVSTPQDLASMIVKKAIKMAKTMKIPVLGLTENMSYLKCPACGEQLQIFGPSRGEAHAKETDIPYLGAIPLDPKIPELSDKGQLEDYESPEVKQVAKNILQNLESLPAESTAQPAAGSESNPQS, from the coding sequence ATGGTTCTGAGTAATGAGTCAGTTATGGCTGCTCTGAAACCGGTGATTGATCCTGAGATTGGGATGAGCATAGTTGACTTGGGTATGGTGAAGGACGTTAAGGTGGCGGGTGACGATGTTTACGTTAAGATTGCGCTCACAGTTTCCGGGTGTCCCCTTGTAGGTCAGATTCGTGAAGATGTTAAAACGGTTTTGAAGGACGCCTCGGCGGTTAACGTGGAGTTCATCACGATGACGGATTCGGAACGTGAAACGGTTAGGGAGAGAATTCGGGAAAGAATGGAGAGTGAGAGGCAGGCGCAGCCGCAGGGAGCGGAATCAGCGGGTCAGGCGGCGGAGGGCGAAGAGGCTGAGGAGGGTCAACGTCCGATTACCTATAGCAATAAGCAGCCTGTAACCGGTATCACGCAGCTAGTGAAGCCTGGGATTAGGAGCGTGATAGCAATTGCTTCAGGTAAGGGTGGGGTCGGCAAGTCATTTGTGACAGGTATGCTTGCTTCGGAGCTTGCTAGACAGGGCTACTTGGTGGGTGTCTTAGATGCTGATATTACTGGTCCCAGTATGGCGAAGATATTCGGTTTGAGCGGTCGGCTGAAAGGCGGGCCTGAGGGTGTGATCCCTGCTGTGACTAAGCTCGGAATCAAGGTGATGTCAATGAACTTGGTTTTGGAGAAGCCTGAGGATGCGTTGGTGTGGCGGGGTCCAATATTGAACAGCGTGATTCGCCAGATGTACACCGATGTGGACTGGGGGGATCTGCACTTTCTGCTGATCGATCTGCCTCCAGGTACGAGTGACGCTCCCCTAACGGTATATCAGTCGATGCCTGTTAACGGGGTAGTTATCGTGTCTACACCGCAAGATTTGGCATCTATGATTGTAAAGAAAGCAATTAAAATGGCTAAGACGATGAAAATCCCGGTCCTCGGCCTAACTGAGAACATGAGTTACCTAAAGTGCCCCGCCTGCGGAGAACAACTCCAAATCTTCGGTCCATCAAGAGGTGAAGCGCACGCTAAGGAAACGGACATCCCGTACCTCGGAGCAATTCCGCTAGACCCGAAGATCCCTGAGCTCTCAGACAAAGGTCAGCTTGAGGATTACGAGTCACCTGAAGTGAAACAGGTCGCGAAAAACATTCTGCAGAACCTCGAGTCACTCCCGGCAGAGTCTACTGCACAACCCGCCGCAGGGTCGGAGAGTAACCCTCAAAGCTAA